The window CATCACGGTCGCGGCTGCGAGCGCGCAGCGGGAGAGCATCGGGTGCAAGGGGGTTCCTCCGGGCAGGGCGGGGCCAGGTCCGGGAGGAGCGACCGGGCTGGTCCATGTGTCGGGCGGGGCGGCTCGGGGAGCGCAGTGCATAACGAACTGGTCACGGACGATACCCCAGCGCGCTCCGGAGGGAAGGGGTACCTGGGGACGACGGCCGCCGTCCACCAGGGGGCCTGCCCCCCGTCCCACCTGCAGGAGCCCCCTGACGAGCCTGCCCGGGGGGCTCGCTCGGGCCTCCGACGGAAGGCCCCGGAGGGGGGCCGCGGCGTGCTGGACTGGCACGCCGGACCGCCGCGCCCGAGAGTCACGGTAAGTGTCATGGCTGTCTCTGACGGTGGGAGGTCTGCCGCACGGTGGCTCCACGCGGGACGGCGGGCCGCGGGGCCGGGGGTGCGACGACGTGCCTGATGGGCGAAGGGTGCAGCCCACCTCGGCTCCCACCGGGCGGCGAGGGCCCTGTCCTGTCCTCCGGTGCCCGACGGGTGTGACCCAGACAGCCGACTTCCTGTGGACGACGGCGCGCACCGGGGCGCCGGGCGTCCTGGGGGCCGCCGCCCGACGCCGCCGGGCCGGCTCTCCCCCTCGGTCATGGCTCGGCGTTCCTTCCGCGCCGGTCCCCGTGGTCGGCCGGACGGCCTTGAGCCGGCCGCCGTGTGAGATATGCCCCACGCGAGGGGGCGCCCGCCGGGCCGGTCAGGAGCGGTCCGCGCCCTTCCCGGGGCCGGGGACGGTCGGCCGCAGGAAGTCCACGAGGAGGGCGGACAGGTGCTCCGGAGCGTCCTCGGGGACCCAGTGCCCGGCCCCCTGGACGCGCTCGTAGCGCCACGGTCCCGCCACGTGCGCAGCGGTCCCGGTCATCTGCGCCTCTGTGAGGACGGGGTCACCCGTGGACCAGACGCCCATGACGGGGCAGTCGACCGGGCGGCGGACCCGGGGCGGCGCACCGGCGGCACGCGGGCGGGCCCGCCGGCGCCCCAGCGGGCGCGGCAGGGGGACGTTGGCGCGGTACCAGGACAGCGCGGCCGTCAGGGCCCCCGGGCGCGACATGTCCTCGACCTGACGCGCCAGGCCCGGGGTGCTCGCCGTGCTGCGGCCGCCCCACGCGCGGCGCAGCCACCACCAGCCCCCCAGCGGCAGCAGGCGCTCGGCCAGCCCCGGGACGAGGAACGCGAGGATGTACGTGCCCTTGACCTGCTGCTCCAGGCCGGCGGCGGCGCGGGCGGCGGGGTGGCCGACGGAGACCACGGCGAGCCGGTCGACGAGGTCGGGCCGGGCCGCGACGACCGCCCACGCGAGCACCGCGCCCCAGTCGTGCCCCACCAGGGCCGCCCGCCCGACGCCGCGGGCGCGCATCAGGCCGGCGACGTCCTCGACCAGCAGGGGCAGGGCGTAGGACGCGGTGCCGGCCGGGCGGTCGCTCTGCCCGTAGCCGCGCAGGTCCGGGGCGAGCACCCGGTGCCCGGCCGCGGCCAGCGCGTCGACCTGCGCCCGCCACATCTGCCGGCTGTCGGGGAAGCCGTGCAGGAGGACCACGGCGGGGCCGTCCGGCGGACCGGCCTCGGTGAGGGCCAGGGTGGTGCCGCCGACGTCCACGCGGTGCTCGGTGACGGTCATGCCCCGAGCGTCGCAGCCGTACCGGCGGGCCGTCCCGTCAGCGCAGCGGGAGCGGCGGCTGCCACCAGGACGGCGCGTCCTCTACCTCGACCGAGGCGACCCACTTCACCCACCAGAAGCCGCGCAGGCCGGGCGCGACGAGCCGCACCGGCGCTCCGAGCTGGCGCAGCAGCGGCTCCCCCGCCATCCGGTCGGCCAGCAGGAGCCCGTCGAGGTCCTCGACGGCGAACCGGCGGGAGTAGCCCGTGACGGAGGTGACGACGACGCTGCGGCCCGGACCGCCGGCGCGCACCAGGTCGGACAGCACGACGCCGGACCACTCCTGCTCCGACGCCCACCCCGACGTGCAGTCGATGACGGCCCGGACGTCGGTGCGCGGCAGGGACGCCAGGTCCGCCAGGCCCAGGACCCGCTCCCCGTGACCGTCTCGGACCAGAAGCTCCCAGCCCTGCGCGGACGTGCGCGCGGGGACGGTGTCGGCCAGCCAGATGGTGGGCTGCGGCAGGTCCTGCAGGTAGGACCCGGTCGCCCGCCGGGCCGCTCCGGGCAGCCCGGCCCGGCGGGTGACGGTCTCGAGGGCCAGCCACCCGGCGCCGGCGGCGGCGACGACGCCGCCTGCCCGCAGCAGGAGGCGACGGTCGAGGTCCTCGGCGCGCGGGCGCTGCCAGCGCGCGCGGGCGTGCCACAGCAGCAGCGGCACGAGCACCAGGCCGGCCGCGACGTGCCACCACATCGTCCGCTGGCCGCCGGGCGCCCAGACGAGAAGCCCGGTGCTGTGCAGGACGCCGCTCAGCAGGGCGAGCAGCGTGAGCACGCCGAGCAGCACGGAGGCCCACCGCCCGGCGCGGGCCCTGCGGAGCCCGCTGCGGACGACCGGCGCCTTGCACCGGACGAGGGCGAGCACCGCCAGGCCGGCGGCCCCGTGGGCCACGGCGACCCCGCGCTGGGCGGGCACCGCGACCAGCCACGACCCCAGGCCGGCCAGCAGGGCGACGAGGAGGACGGCGAGCAGCGCGGTGTTGCCGACACGCCGGGGGACGCCCCGGCGCCGCGCGGTCCTCACCCGGCCAGTGTCAGCCCTCGCCCGCCCTGCGGCGGCACCGCACCGGCCGGCTCCTCCTGGGCGTCGAGCCAGGCGGAGACGTCGTCGGCCGCCGCGGGCCGGAGGGACAGGAAGCCCGGCAGCGGCGGGGGGGCGCCGGTCGCCGGTCCCACCAGCGCCGGTCGGCCGCTAGGTAGGGTCCGGGCGTGACGGGCGGGACGGGACCGGTGCTCCGGTGGCACCAGCCGCACCCGTCGACGCGCCGCGTGCTGGCACTGGGCACGGCCGGTGCCGCGCTGCTGTCGCTGGCGGTCGTGTCCCTCGTGGTGGGGAACTACGACGCCGGGGTCCTCGCCGGCGTGCTCGGCCTGGCGGCGGTGGTCGACCTGTGGGCGGAGATGCGGCCCCGGGGGTTCGTGCTGGCCGGCGACGACGGGCTGGTCGTGCGGACCGGCAGCCGGCCGCGGGTGCTGCCGTGGGGCGTCGTGGCCGCCGTGCGCGTCCAGCCCCGCCGGCTGGGGCGCGACCGTCCGGTGGTGGAGCTCGTCGACGGCTCGGTGGTGCCGCTCCCCCGCGACGTGCCGCTGGAGGAGCTGCAGGCGCGGCGCCCGGGGTCCGGCACGACCGACCAGCCTGGGGCCGGACCCGCTGACGGACCGTCGGACGGGCCCGCCGGTCCCACCGGCTGACGGACCCCTGGGGTCCCGCTGACGCTCCGGCTGGTCCGACCTGCTCGTGCACCACCGGCGGCACCGGGCGGCAGGACGGGGCTGCCGGGTCAGAGGTCCGTCGGGTCGGTGTTGGCGCCGCACAGCACGACCGCGACGCGCTCGTCCGCCCCGGGGACGTAGCTGCCGGCCGTGAGGGCGGCCAGCGCCGCGGCGGCACCGTGCTCCACCACCGTGCGCCACTCCCGCCACAGCAGCGCCCGGGCGGCGACGATGTCGGCGTCCTCGACGAGCACGGGCACCACGCCGGTGCGCCGGGCCACGTCGAAGGCGATCTCGCCGACCCGGCGTGCCCCCAGGGAGTCGGCGGCGACGCCGGAGACCGCGACGTCGGTCGGGGTCCCCGCGGCCAGCGCCGCGTGCAGGGTCGGCGCCCGGACCGGCTCGGCACCGACGACCCGGGTCCCGGTGCCCTCGAGCGCGGCGGCGACCCCGGCGACCAGCCCGCCCCCGCCCACGGCGACCACGACGGTGTCGACCCGGCGGGCGACCTGCTCCAGCAGCTCCAGGGCCAGCGTGCCGGCACCCGCCGCGACCTCGGGCTGGTCGTAGGCGTGGCACCACAGGGCACCGGTGCGCTCCCGGTGCTCCTGCGCGACGGCCTGCGCCTCGGCGTACTCGGCGCCCGCCAGGACGACGGTGGCGCCGAGCTCGCGCAGCCGGGCGACCTTGACCACCGGGGCGCGCTCGGGCACGACGACGGTCGCGGGCACCCCGGCCCGGGCGGCGGCCCACGCGACGGCCAGCCCGGCGTTGCCCCCGGAGGCCACGACGACGCCGACGTCGGGGTCGAGCCGGCCGGCGGCCCGGGCGGACAGGACACGGTGCAGCGCGCCCCGGGCCTTGAACGAGCCGGTGTGCTGCAGCAGCTCCAGCTTGAGCACCAGCTCGCCCGGCACCCGGCCGGCGGGCCCGCCGAGCGGCAGGGCACCGCGGCCGGCCTCGAGGACCGGCGTGACCCGGACCAGCCCGGCGGTCTGCTCCCGCGCCGCCTCGACGTCGTCGCGAGAGATCACGGCACGGGCCTCCCCTGGGTGGGCACGGCGGGTGCCGGGTGGAGCACGGAGCCGCCTAAGGGAGTCGAACCCTTGACCTACGCATTACGAGTGCGTCGCTCTACCGACTGAGCTAAGGCGGCCGGCGCGTGCCGGGGCACACGACCGCGCAGAAGTGTACGGGGTCGCCGCCCCCGTCACGGACGGGCCGGTTCCCCGCTCAGTAGTCCGCGACGCAGGCGAGCCCGTCCTCCGGCACCGTCCCCTCGACGAAGAAGGCGTCGACGGCCTCGTCCACGCAGCCGGCGCCGGTCTGCCCGTAGGCGGTGTGCCCGTCGCCGTCGTAGGTGACGAGCACGCCGGAGACGAGCTGCTCGGCGAGGCGCTCGGCCCACACCTGGGGCGTCGCGGGGTCGCGGGAGGTCCCGATGACGACGATCTCGGGGGCACCCTCGCCGTCGATCTCGGGCCATGCCGCCGGCTCGAAGGGCCAGCCGACGCACGGCAGGCCGCCGTAGGCGATGTGCGG is drawn from Aquipuribacter hungaricus and contains these coding sequences:
- a CDS encoding alpha/beta fold hydrolase produces the protein MTVTEHRVDVGGTTLALTEAGPPDGPAVVLLHGFPDSRQMWRAQVDALAAAGHRVLAPDLRGYGQSDRPAGTASYALPLLVEDVAGLMRARGVGRAALVGHDWGAVLAWAVVAARPDLVDRLAVVSVGHPAARAAAGLEQQVKGTYILAFLVPGLAERLLPLGGWWWLRRAWGGRSTASTPGLARQVEDMSRPGALTAALSWYRANVPLPRPLGRRRARPRAAGAPPRVRRPVDCPVMGVWSTGDPVLTEAQMTGTAAHVAGPWRYERVQGAGHWVPEDAPEHLSALLVDFLRPTVPGPGKGADRS
- a CDS encoding molybdopterin-dependent oxidoreductase: MRTARRRGVPRRVGNTALLAVLLVALLAGLGSWLVAVPAQRGVAVAHGAAGLAVLALVRCKAPVVRSGLRRARAGRWASVLLGVLTLLALLSGVLHSTGLLVWAPGGQRTMWWHVAAGLVLVPLLLWHARARWQRPRAEDLDRRLLLRAGGVVAAAGAGWLALETVTRRAGLPGAARRATGSYLQDLPQPTIWLADTVPARTSAQGWELLVRDGHGERVLGLADLASLPRTDVRAVIDCTSGWASEQEWSGVVLSDLVRAGGPGRSVVVTSVTGYSRRFAVEDLDGLLLADRMAGEPLLRQLGAPVRLVAPGLRGFWWVKWVASVEVEDAPSWWQPPLPLR
- a CDS encoding PH domain-containing protein encodes the protein MTGGTGPVLRWHQPHPSTRRVLALGTAGAALLSLAVVSLVVGNYDAGVLAGVLGLAAVVDLWAEMRPRGFVLAGDDGLVVRTGSRPRVLPWGVVAAVRVQPRRLGRDRPVVELVDGSVVPLPRDVPLEELQARRPGSGTTDQPGAGPADGPSDGPAGPTG
- a CDS encoding serine/threonine dehydratase, translated to MISRDDVEAAREQTAGLVRVTPVLEAGRGALPLGGPAGRVPGELVLKLELLQHTGSFKARGALHRVLSARAAGRLDPDVGVVVASGGNAGLAVAWAAARAGVPATVVVPERAPVVKVARLRELGATVVLAGAEYAEAQAVAQEHRERTGALWCHAYDQPEVAAGAGTLALELLEQVARRVDTVVVAVGGGGLVAGVAAALEGTGTRVVGAEPVRAPTLHAALAAGTPTDVAVSGVAADSLGARRVGEIAFDVARRTGVVPVLVEDADIVAARALLWREWRTVVEHGAAAALAALTAGSYVPGADERVAVVLCGANTDPTDL